In the Arthrobacter sp. 31Y genome, one interval contains:
- a CDS encoding branched-chain amino acid ABC transporter permease produces the protein MDFGFIFSSALGELFSPTTAAYALAALGLAVHFGYSGLLNFGQAGFMAVGAYGFAISTLSFDAPFFLALIISVLCSVLFAFILGIPTLRLRADYLAIVTIAAAEIVRYVVTTNQLTSVTGSANGLAAFENTFYAMNPFPEGSYMGMNNRDFFIRVVAWALVIVCCLLVWLLMRSPWGRVLKGIREDENAVRSLGKNVYAYKMQALIIGGVLGALAGMIFTLPRGAVQPSNYGTELTFFLWTCLLLGGMATVLGPVIGAMIFWVVLSLTQSLLYGLIESGVITWLTTVQAGQLRYILVGVALMLLMIFRPQGVFGNKKELAFA, from the coding sequence ATGGACTTCGGATTTATTTTCTCCAGCGCCCTTGGCGAATTGTTCAGCCCGACGACGGCGGCCTACGCACTTGCCGCTTTGGGCCTCGCGGTGCACTTCGGCTACTCAGGCCTGCTGAACTTCGGCCAGGCCGGCTTCATGGCGGTTGGTGCCTACGGCTTTGCGATCTCTACCCTGAGTTTCGACGCCCCGTTCTTCCTCGCCCTGATCATCTCTGTTCTCTGCTCAGTGCTCTTCGCCTTCATCCTCGGCATACCCACCCTGCGGCTCCGGGCCGACTACCTGGCAATCGTCACCATCGCAGCGGCAGAAATTGTCCGCTATGTGGTGACCACCAACCAGCTCACCAGTGTCACTGGCTCCGCCAACGGCCTGGCCGCGTTTGAGAACACCTTCTATGCCATGAATCCCTTCCCCGAGGGGTCTTACATGGGCATGAACAACCGCGACTTCTTCATCCGAGTTGTGGCCTGGGCCCTGGTCATTGTGTGCTGCCTCCTGGTGTGGCTCCTGATGCGCAGCCCTTGGGGCCGCGTCCTGAAGGGCATCCGTGAGGACGAGAACGCTGTCCGCTCGCTGGGCAAGAACGTTTACGCCTACAAGATGCAGGCACTGATCATTGGTGGTGTGCTGGGTGCCTTGGCGGGCATGATCTTCACACTCCCCCGCGGTGCCGTCCAGCCGTCCAACTACGGAACTGAACTCACGTTCTTCCTGTGGACCTGCCTCCTGCTCGGCGGTATGGCCACGGTCCTGGGGCCGGTCATTGGAGCCATGATCTTCTGGGTAGTACTTTCGCTGACCCAGAGCCTGCTCTACGGCCTCATCGAATCAGGGGTGATCACCTGGCTCACCACGGTCCAGGCTGGCCAGCTGCGCTACATCCTGGTGGGTGTTGCGTTGATGCTCCTGATGATCTTCCGCCCGCAAGGCGTCTTCGGCAATAAGAAGGAGCTTGCTTTCGCATGA
- a CDS encoding Bax inhibitor-1/YccA family protein encodes MALGGNPVFNGKNFRGAKQAPPVPQNPYGQQFNQAPGRAPSQVMDGHAAWSAQQQNMTNEQLQQMYNQPAAGPADTGRMTYDDVIMKTVACLVVLIIGAGVTLFVAPALSTMLMIVGALGGFVLALVNTFKKQPSPALILAYAGLEGLFLGGLTRILDGMYPGVGLQAVIGTLAVFGVTLLLFKSGKVRATPKMVRFFMIATIGYAVFALINMVMMWTGAVQEPFGLRTSVEIFGIPLGVFIGILAIGLAAFSLIMDFTSIEEGVRAGAPERYSWVAAFGLTVTLVWLYVEIIRLLAILRGDD; translated from the coding sequence ATGGCACTTGGCGGAAACCCAGTCTTCAACGGAAAGAATTTCCGTGGAGCAAAGCAGGCCCCGCCTGTACCGCAGAACCCGTACGGCCAGCAGTTCAATCAAGCACCTGGCCGTGCACCGAGCCAGGTCATGGACGGCCATGCCGCATGGTCGGCTCAGCAACAGAACATGACCAACGAGCAACTGCAGCAGATGTACAACCAGCCTGCTGCTGGCCCGGCCGACACCGGCCGTATGACCTATGACGACGTCATCATGAAGACCGTCGCCTGCCTCGTGGTTCTCATCATCGGCGCCGGCGTCACGCTCTTCGTGGCGCCTGCCCTCTCCACCATGCTCATGATCGTTGGTGCGCTGGGCGGATTCGTCCTGGCACTGGTCAACACTTTCAAGAAGCAGCCTTCACCGGCGCTGATCCTTGCCTACGCCGGCCTTGAGGGCCTGTTCCTCGGTGGCCTCACCCGCATCCTGGATGGCATGTACCCCGGCGTCGGCCTCCAGGCTGTCATCGGTACGCTGGCAGTCTTCGGCGTCACCCTGTTGCTCTTCAAGAGCGGCAAGGTCCGTGCCACCCCCAAGATGGTGCGCTTCTTCATGATCGCCACCATCGGTTACGCGGTCTTCGCACTGATCAACATGGTGATGATGTGGACCGGCGCCGTGCAGGAGCCTTTCGGCCTCCGTACCAGTGTTGAAATCTTCGGCATCCCGCTGGGTGTCTTCATCGGCATCCTGGCCATCGGCTTGGCAGCGTTCTCGCTGATCATGGACTTCACCAGCATCGAAGAAGGCGTCCGCGCCGGCGCCCCGGAACGTTACTCCTGGGTTGCAGCGTTCGGCCTGACGGTCACCCTGGTGTGGCTCTACGTTGAAATCATCCGCCTGCTGGCAATCCTGCGAGGCGACGACTAA
- the galT gene encoding galactose-1-phosphate uridylyltransferase: protein MSRITSTRLADSRELIYFDDPGTPERTPDSLVDHRELPARGEPGEVRYDALSGDWVAVAAHRQTRTHLPPADQCPICPTTAANPSEIPAPDYDVVVFENRFPSLGPALGEIPPLPAPGYSGHSLKGSAYGRCEVVAFTPQHTGSFAELGETRARTVIEAWAQRTETLSALPGIKQVFPFENRGADIGVTLHHPHGQIYAYPYVTPRAAQLGAVARKYYDDVDAKETLGASLLKAERKDGSRMVLEAKHFSAYVPFAARWPLEVHLVPHRSVPDLAALTGEERDELSHVYLDLLKRLDALYPTPMPYISAWHQAPLDPGLRPAGQLHLQLTSPRRAADKLKYLAGSEAAMGAFINDTTPEAVAERLRNVAAAPASNKTLEGTRA from the coding sequence ATGAGCCGCATCACCAGCACCCGCCTCGCGGACAGCCGAGAGCTGATCTACTTCGACGACCCCGGAACTCCGGAGCGAACACCGGATTCCTTGGTGGACCACCGCGAGCTTCCCGCCCGTGGCGAGCCGGGCGAGGTGCGCTATGACGCTTTGTCCGGTGACTGGGTAGCGGTGGCTGCCCATCGCCAGACGCGCACGCATCTTCCCCCTGCAGATCAGTGCCCCATCTGCCCCACCACAGCTGCGAACCCCTCCGAAATCCCCGCCCCGGACTATGACGTGGTGGTATTCGAGAACCGCTTCCCTTCACTGGGCCCGGCCTTGGGCGAAATCCCCCCGCTTCCTGCACCCGGTTACTCCGGTCACAGCCTCAAAGGCTCGGCGTACGGTCGCTGCGAGGTAGTTGCCTTCACGCCGCAGCACACCGGCTCTTTCGCCGAGCTGGGAGAGACGCGTGCGCGTACGGTCATTGAAGCGTGGGCACAGAGGACTGAAACGCTGAGCGCCCTTCCCGGCATCAAGCAGGTGTTTCCGTTCGAGAACCGCGGCGCGGACATTGGAGTCACCCTGCACCACCCGCACGGCCAAATTTACGCGTACCCCTACGTGACTCCGCGCGCGGCCCAGCTCGGCGCGGTAGCCCGGAAATACTACGACGACGTCGACGCGAAGGAAACGCTCGGGGCCTCGCTCCTCAAGGCAGAACGCAAGGACGGCAGCCGCATGGTCCTGGAGGCGAAGCACTTCAGTGCCTATGTACCCTTCGCGGCACGTTGGCCCCTGGAAGTCCACCTCGTTCCGCATCGCAGCGTCCCCGATCTTGCGGCGCTGACGGGTGAAGAACGGGATGAGCTCTCGCACGTCTACCTGGACCTGTTGAAGCGGCTCGACGCCCTCTACCCCACCCCCATGCCGTACATCTCCGCCTGGCACCAGGCCCCGCTGGACCCTGGCCTTCGTCCCGCTGGCCAGTTGCACCTGCAGCTGACGTCACCTCGTCGCGCTGCGGATAAGCTCAAGTATCTGGCTGGCTCCGAGGCCGCCATGGGAGCGTTCATCAACGACACCACGCCCGAAGCGGTGGCAGAGCGGCTGCGCAACGTCGCCGCAGCGCCGGCTTCGAACAAGACCTTGGAAGGCACACGAGCATGA
- a CDS encoding aldose 1-epimerase family protein, producing MPASPSPADTAHQSESRRFATGRQFELRREDALAVITELAAGLRLYSRGGVQLTESYGDDDIPPGATGITLAPWANRVEDGAWYLEGEKQQLDITEASRNNASHGLLRNTGYALVDESEFSVTLEATVFPQHGYPFLVRHQVRYELDPGLDLRVSQTLINDSQATAPFVLGAHPYLRIGDVAPEDLVLTTKAATRLVADERLIPRSTAPADGEYDFSGGAGVGSLLVDVALTDLAFDGGMARHTLTAPDGRSVSLEQDESCLYVHVFVTDTFPGRSKAVAIEPMTGPANAFNSGDGLRWLAPGEAFTMNWGIAASL from the coding sequence ATGCCTGCCTCACCGTCGCCTGCCGATACCGCCCACCAGTCCGAGTCCCGCCGCTTCGCCACCGGCCGCCAGTTCGAACTCCGCAGGGAAGATGCGCTCGCCGTCATCACCGAGCTTGCGGCCGGCCTGCGGCTCTACTCCCGCGGTGGAGTCCAGTTGACTGAAAGCTACGGCGACGACGACATTCCGCCCGGTGCTACGGGCATTACTTTGGCGCCGTGGGCCAACAGGGTGGAGGACGGCGCCTGGTATCTGGAGGGGGAAAAGCAGCAACTCGATATCACCGAGGCCTCACGCAATAACGCCAGCCACGGTCTGTTGCGCAACACTGGGTACGCGCTGGTGGACGAGTCCGAGTTTTCCGTCACCCTCGAAGCCACCGTCTTCCCCCAACACGGCTACCCGTTCCTGGTGCGGCACCAGGTGCGCTACGAACTGGACCCGGGCCTGGACCTTCGTGTCTCGCAGACGCTGATCAACGATTCCCAGGCCACGGCCCCGTTCGTCTTGGGCGCTCACCCTTACCTGCGCATCGGCGACGTGGCCCCCGAGGACTTGGTCCTGACCACCAAGGCTGCAACCCGCCTGGTAGCGGACGAGCGCCTGATTCCACGCAGCACCGCTCCCGCGGACGGTGAGTACGACTTCTCCGGTGGTGCCGGGGTGGGCAGCTTGCTGGTGGATGTCGCCCTGACTGACCTGGCGTTCGACGGCGGCATGGCGCGCCATACGCTCACGGCTCCGGATGGCCGCAGCGTGAGCCTCGAGCAGGATGAGAGCTGCCTCTACGTCCACGTTTTCGTCACAGACACTTTCCCAGGCCGTTCCAAAGCCGTGGCGATCGAACCCATGACAGGACCGGCCAATGCTTTCAACAGCGGGGATGGCCTCCGCTGGTTGGCGCCCGGCGAGGCCTTCACCATGAACTGGGGAATCGCGGCATCGCTCTAG
- a CDS encoding ABC transporter ATP-binding protein has product MSNTSAMPASADAPAADSVVKVTNLVAGYIPGVNILNGCSIEARKGELIGIIGPNGAGKSTLLKAMFGLVKVHSGTVVVRGQDLTGLKANKLVTQGVGFVPQTNNVFAALTIEENLQMGMFQRPKDFSERFDFVTSLFPELGKRRAQRAGSLSGGERQMVAMGRALMMDPAVLLLDEPSAGLSPVKQDETFLRVHEINRAGVSVIMVEQNARRCLQICDRGYVLDQGKDAYTGTGRELMKDPKVIQLYLGTLADEV; this is encoded by the coding sequence ATGAGCAACACCAGCGCAATGCCCGCCTCGGCAGATGCCCCCGCCGCCGATTCGGTGGTCAAAGTCACCAACCTGGTGGCGGGTTACATTCCCGGCGTCAACATCCTCAACGGGTGCAGCATCGAGGCCCGCAAGGGTGAACTGATCGGCATCATCGGGCCTAACGGTGCGGGAAAGTCCACGCTCCTGAAAGCCATGTTCGGCTTGGTGAAGGTCCATTCCGGCACCGTGGTGGTCCGGGGCCAGGACCTCACAGGGTTGAAGGCCAACAAGTTGGTGACCCAGGGCGTGGGCTTCGTCCCGCAGACCAACAACGTGTTCGCTGCGTTGACCATTGAAGAGAACCTTCAGATGGGCATGTTCCAGCGGCCGAAGGACTTCTCGGAGCGATTCGACTTTGTCACCAGCCTCTTCCCGGAGCTGGGAAAGCGGCGTGCCCAGCGTGCAGGGTCCCTGTCCGGCGGCGAACGCCAGATGGTGGCCATGGGCCGGGCACTCATGATGGACCCGGCTGTGCTGCTGCTCGACGAGCCTTCAGCAGGCCTCTCCCCCGTCAAGCAGGACGAGACCTTCCTCCGTGTCCACGAGATCAACCGTGCCGGCGTCTCGGTCATCATGGTGGAACAGAATGCCCGCCGTTGCCTGCAGATCTGCGACCGCGGATATGTCCTGGACCAGGGCAAGGATGCGTACACCGGCACAGGGCGGGAGCTCATGAAGGACCCCAAGGTCATCCAGCTTTACCTGGGTACGTTGGCGGACGAAGTCTAG
- a CDS encoding acetyl-CoA C-acetyltransferase translates to MTEAVIVSTARSPIGRAFKGSLKDERPDDLATAMVQAALAKIPGFDPAAEDGQGLDDLLLGCAEPSGEAGSNMARVVAVLAGLDRLPAATINRFCASGLQTLRMAFHAIRAGEAHAIVSAGVESVSRYQNWAGAGETDSSNHNPLFEAAAQRTAARAASNIPWTDPRLGGRLPDIYISMGQTAENVATSYGISRAEQDEWAVLSQNRAEAAIASGFYARDITPYTRKDGTVVERDDSPRAGVTLEAVSTLQPVFRSDGTVTAGNACPLNDGAAAVVVMSDSRAKELGLQPLARVVSTGVSALSPELMGMGPVESTRRALALAGMTMDDIDLVELNEAFAVQVVASARDLGIDPAKLNVHGGAIALGHPFGMTGARMTSTLLNGLRDRDGTLGLATLCVGGGQGMAVVLERLS, encoded by the coding sequence ATGACTGAGGCTGTCATCGTTTCCACTGCCAGAAGCCCTATTGGCCGGGCATTCAAGGGTTCCCTCAAAGACGAACGTCCGGATGACCTGGCCACGGCCATGGTGCAGGCGGCGCTCGCTAAAATTCCGGGTTTCGATCCTGCTGCGGAGGACGGGCAGGGACTGGACGACCTCCTGCTGGGCTGCGCCGAACCTAGTGGCGAGGCCGGATCCAACATGGCCCGGGTGGTCGCCGTCCTGGCAGGCCTGGATCGCTTGCCCGCAGCCACTATCAACCGCTTCTGTGCATCGGGCCTGCAAACCTTGCGGATGGCGTTCCATGCCATCCGAGCCGGAGAAGCCCACGCGATAGTCTCCGCGGGCGTGGAGAGCGTGTCCAGGTACCAGAACTGGGCCGGGGCCGGCGAAACGGATTCCTCGAATCACAACCCCCTCTTCGAGGCGGCGGCCCAGCGCACGGCAGCCCGCGCCGCATCCAACATCCCCTGGACCGACCCCAGGCTCGGGGGCCGGCTGCCCGACATCTACATCTCCATGGGCCAGACGGCCGAGAACGTCGCCACCAGCTATGGCATTAGCCGGGCCGAGCAGGACGAATGGGCCGTCCTGAGCCAGAATCGCGCCGAGGCCGCCATCGCTTCAGGATTTTATGCCCGGGACATCACACCGTACACGCGCAAGGACGGCACTGTGGTGGAGAGGGATGACTCACCCCGCGCAGGCGTGACCCTCGAAGCAGTGTCCACCCTGCAGCCCGTCTTCCGTTCGGACGGAACAGTCACGGCCGGCAACGCATGCCCCCTCAATGACGGTGCCGCTGCGGTGGTGGTCATGAGTGACTCACGGGCCAAGGAATTGGGCCTGCAACCACTGGCGAGGGTGGTGTCCACCGGTGTCAGCGCCCTCTCCCCTGAGCTCATGGGCATGGGGCCCGTGGAATCCACACGCCGAGCCCTGGCACTGGCCGGGATGACCATGGACGACATCGATTTGGTGGAGCTCAACGAGGCCTTCGCCGTGCAGGTGGTGGCGAGCGCCCGCGACTTGGGAATTGATCCTGCAAAGCTCAATGTCCACGGTGGTGCCATTGCCCTGGGCCACCCTTTCGGCATGACCGGGGCCCGGATGACCAGCACGCTCCTGAACGGCCTGAGGGATCGCGACGGAACCCTGGGGCTGGCCACGCTGTGTGTAGGCGGGGGCCAGGGAATGGCCGTGGTCCTGGAGCGCTTGAGCTAG
- a CDS encoding ABC transporter ATP-binding protein has translation MSETNEFNKNTGTTDKIDYMTDSRPIAVGENIPGCKKRDPIVVAEDVTRSFGGINAVDVEYLEIPRHKITALIGPNGAGKTTLFNLLTGFDTPNTGKWQFEGNSLAGVSSYKVARMGMVRTFQLTKVMGKLTVMENMRLGAADQPGERLSKALFKGMWGGREKEITAQAHVLLEKFKLDAKKDDYAASLSGGQRKLLEMARSLMVKPKLVMLDEPMAGVNPALTQSLLDHIKNLKAEGMTVLFVEHDMNMVRHIADWVVVMAEGKVVAEGPPGEVMKNPAVIDAYLGAHHDVDLGDAEGIKVLEAELEADEESVVGTEDAGILSEIVETKKEDGQ, from the coding sequence ATGAGTGAGACCAACGAGTTCAACAAAAACACTGGCACCACCGACAAAATCGACTACATGACCGATTCGCGGCCCATCGCCGTCGGGGAAAATATCCCCGGCTGCAAGAAGCGGGATCCCATTGTGGTGGCAGAGGACGTTACCCGTTCCTTTGGCGGCATCAACGCGGTGGACGTGGAATACCTTGAGATCCCGCGCCATAAGATCACCGCCTTGATCGGCCCCAACGGAGCGGGCAAAACCACCTTGTTCAACCTGCTCACAGGTTTCGACACTCCCAACACGGGCAAGTGGCAGTTTGAAGGGAACAGCCTGGCCGGTGTTTCCTCTTACAAAGTGGCCCGCATGGGCATGGTCCGCACCTTCCAGCTGACCAAAGTGATGGGCAAGCTCACCGTCATGGAAAACATGCGCCTGGGTGCTGCCGACCAGCCCGGCGAACGGCTTTCCAAGGCCCTGTTCAAGGGCATGTGGGGCGGACGCGAAAAGGAAATCACAGCCCAGGCCCACGTGCTGTTGGAGAAGTTCAAACTGGATGCCAAGAAGGACGACTACGCTGCGTCCCTCTCCGGTGGTCAGAGGAAGCTCCTCGAGATGGCACGCTCCTTGATGGTCAAGCCCAAGCTGGTAATGCTCGACGAGCCCATGGCCGGTGTGAACCCGGCCCTTACGCAGTCATTGCTGGACCACATCAAGAACCTCAAGGCAGAGGGGATGACCGTGCTGTTCGTGGAGCACGACATGAACATGGTCCGCCACATCGCTGACTGGGTAGTTGTTATGGCCGAAGGCAAGGTTGTTGCCGAAGGACCCCCGGGCGAAGTCATGAAGAACCCCGCGGTCATCGACGCCTACCTTGGTGCCCACCACGATGTGGACCTCGGTGACGCTGAAGGCATCAAGGTGCTCGAGGCAGAACTCGAAGCTGACGAAGAGTCCGTAGTGGGAACCGAAGATGCAGGCATCCTGTCCGAAATCGTAGAAACCAAGAAGGAGGACGGACAATGA
- a CDS encoding branched-chain amino acid ABC transporter permease — translation MTVRTGCKGAAGTTPTVEVSILRSTLRDPSMRRSKGLQRVVGALFAALITALLIAAPSAQATTPSPSPSPTTFQNNISGFLRDDARAPIPGVKIKATGNGFEGESTSGANGAWTIGVPVQGTYTIELDTSTLPEGIALAEGQDNPRDVTFSQTSNLSVIFAFGEGIVVQQQDFGQNLLNRLVAGLSFGLLLALASVGLSLIFGTTGLTNFAHGEMVTLGAVLVFMFNAFGLPFWLAILLALIGGGLFGYVQDAGLWRPLRKRGSGLVPMMIVSIGLALAIRYVIQFFFGGATQQLPGAQSTEIQIGPVSISPNNLWSLIISAVVIALIGIVLLKTRLGKATRAVADNPALAAASGIDVDSVIRIVWIVGGVLASLGGILWAYYRPGVTFDMGSQILLLIFAGVTLGGLGTVFGALIGSIVVGIFVELTTVFGLPADLKYVGALFIMIVVLLFRPQGILGRRERVG, via the coding sequence ATGACCGTTCGCACCGGCTGCAAAGGCGCAGCCGGGACCACCCCCACTGTGGAGGTTTCCATTTTGAGAAGCACACTGCGCGACCCGTCCATGAGACGGTCCAAGGGACTGCAGAGAGTTGTGGGGGCGCTGTTCGCAGCCCTCATCACCGCTCTGTTGATCGCCGCCCCTTCGGCACAGGCAACCACCCCCTCGCCTTCGCCGTCACCGACGACATTCCAGAACAACATCAGCGGATTCCTCCGCGATGATGCCCGGGCCCCCATACCGGGCGTCAAGATCAAAGCCACAGGCAACGGGTTTGAAGGTGAATCCACCTCCGGAGCCAACGGAGCCTGGACCATCGGCGTTCCCGTCCAAGGCACCTACACCATCGAGCTGGACACCTCCACCTTGCCGGAGGGCATCGCCTTGGCCGAGGGCCAGGACAATCCCCGCGATGTCACCTTCAGCCAGACGTCCAACCTGTCCGTGATCTTTGCCTTCGGCGAGGGCATCGTGGTCCAGCAACAGGACTTTGGCCAAAACCTCCTCAATCGCCTCGTTGCGGGCCTGAGCTTCGGCCTCCTCCTTGCGCTCGCTTCGGTCGGCCTCTCCCTGATCTTCGGAACCACCGGCCTGACCAACTTCGCCCACGGCGAGATGGTGACGCTGGGCGCAGTACTGGTGTTCATGTTCAACGCCTTCGGACTCCCCTTCTGGCTGGCGATCCTGCTGGCACTGATAGGCGGCGGGCTCTTCGGCTACGTTCAGGATGCAGGGCTCTGGCGGCCTTTGAGGAAACGTGGCTCAGGCCTGGTCCCCATGATGATCGTCAGCATCGGCCTCGCCTTGGCCATCCGCTACGTCATCCAGTTCTTCTTCGGCGGTGCAACACAGCAGCTGCCCGGAGCACAAAGTACTGAGATTCAGATCGGGCCTGTTTCGATCTCCCCCAACAATCTGTGGTCCCTGATCATCAGTGCCGTGGTGATCGCCTTGATCGGCATCGTGCTGCTGAAGACCCGTCTGGGCAAGGCAACCCGCGCCGTAGCCGACAACCCCGCTCTGGCAGCCGCCTCCGGCATCGACGTCGACTCCGTAATCCGCATTGTGTGGATCGTCGGCGGCGTCCTCGCCTCCCTCGGTGGCATCCTTTGGGCGTACTACCGCCCGGGCGTCACCTTCGACATGGGCTCGCAAATCCTGCTGCTCATCTTCGCCGGTGTGACGCTGGGTGGTTTGGGAACCGTCTTCGGTGCCCTGATTGGCTCGATCGTCGTTGGCATCTTCGTGGAGCTGACAACAGTGTTCGGCCTTCCCGCCGACCTCAAGTACGTCGGCGCCCTGTTCATCATGATTGTTGTTCTTCTGTTCCGACCGCAGGGTATCCTCGGCCGGCGTGAGCGTGTGGGTTAG
- the galK gene encoding galactokinase: MTTTTDTGVLAARFQETFGAAPDGVWQAPGRVNLIGEHTDYNEGFVLPFAIDKTAKVALRVRDDSKVRLLSTFGGHGVVEADLADSEPGSGEGWSRYPLGVAWALKERGIAVPGFDLLLDSDVPSGAGLSSSHSIECAVISALNELTGAGLAAEDLVLATQRAENVFVGAPTGIMDQSASLRGAKGHAVFLDCRDQHVELVPFDAEASGLVLLVIDTKVSHSHADGGYASRRASCELGAEILGVKALRDVGVERLEEASGLLDETTLRRVRHVVTENDRVLQTVETLAAQGPAAIGALLDASHVSMRDDFEISCPELDLAVDTSRANGAIGARMTGGGFGGSAIALTPVGQEQQVRDAVVSSFAEAGFTAPDIFTVTPAAGALRLA; this comes from the coding sequence ATGACCACCACCACCGATACCGGCGTACTCGCTGCCCGCTTCCAGGAAACGTTCGGAGCAGCCCCCGACGGCGTGTGGCAGGCACCTGGCCGCGTCAACCTGATCGGCGAGCACACGGATTACAACGAAGGCTTTGTGCTACCTTTCGCCATCGACAAGACAGCAAAGGTGGCACTGCGGGTCCGCGACGACTCGAAGGTGCGCTTGCTTTCCACGTTCGGTGGGCACGGCGTAGTGGAGGCCGACCTCGCGGACTCGGAACCCGGGTCCGGCGAGGGATGGTCCCGTTACCCGCTGGGCGTGGCCTGGGCGCTGAAAGAACGTGGCATCGCGGTACCCGGTTTCGACCTGCTGCTCGATTCCGATGTCCCCTCAGGGGCAGGACTGTCTTCTTCGCACTCCATCGAGTGCGCCGTCATCTCCGCCCTGAACGAATTGACCGGCGCCGGTCTGGCTGCCGAGGACCTGGTGCTGGCAACCCAGCGCGCCGAAAACGTATTTGTTGGCGCACCCACCGGCATCATGGACCAGTCGGCGTCTTTGCGGGGCGCCAAGGGGCACGCCGTGTTCCTTGACTGCCGCGACCAGCACGTGGAGCTGGTCCCGTTCGACGCAGAAGCGTCTGGGCTGGTCTTGCTGGTCATCGACACCAAAGTGTCCCACTCGCACGCCGACGGCGGCTACGCCTCCCGCCGCGCGTCCTGCGAGTTGGGTGCCGAGATTCTAGGCGTCAAAGCACTGCGCGACGTCGGAGTGGAACGCTTGGAGGAAGCCTCCGGACTGCTGGACGAAACTACCCTCCGGCGCGTCCGCCACGTAGTCACAGAAAACGATCGTGTCCTCCAGACGGTGGAAACCCTTGCCGCACAGGGCCCTGCCGCGATTGGCGCCCTGCTCGACGCCAGCCATGTTTCCATGCGCGACGATTTTGAGATCTCCTGCCCGGAACTCGACCTTGCCGTGGACACCTCCCGGGCCAACGGCGCCATCGGTGCACGCATGACCGGCGGCGGCTTCGGCGGCTCAGCCATCGCGTTGACTCCGGTGGGCCAAGAGCAGCAGGTGCGTGACGCCGTCGTGAGTTCCTTTGCGGAGGCGGGCTTCACCGCACCGGACATCTTCACCGTCACCCCGGCCGCCGGAGCCCTTCGCCTGGCCTGA